A genomic window from Salvelinus namaycush isolate Seneca chromosome 5, SaNama_1.0, whole genome shotgun sequence includes:
- the emg1 gene encoding ribosomal RNA small subunit methyltransferase NEP1: MEAHSGDKRGLEHLDEYEPKPAKHMRSLHDRMAERRLVVILEGATLETVKVGKTFELLNCDQHKGMIIKSGRDPGKIRPDITHQCLLMLMDSPLNRAGLLQVYIHTERNALIEINPQTRIPRTFNRFCGLMVQLLHKLSVRAADGPQRLLKLIKNPVSDHLPPGCPRICTSFSSGEAVGARTVVPEGPATVVVGAFAHGAVNVDYTEKTVSISNYPLSAALTCAKMCSAFEEVWGVL, encoded by the exons ATGGAAGCCCACAGTGGTGACAAGCGTGGTCTTGAGCATTTAGACGAATATGAACCCAAACCAGCAAAACATATGCGTAGCCTGCACGACCGCATGGCGGAAAGGCGACTAGTAGTTATTTTAGAGGGGGCAACGCTGGAAACAGTGAAG GTTGGAAAGACATTTGAACTGCTGAACTGTGACCAACACAAGGGCATGATCATCAAAAGTGGACGGGACCCTGGGAAGATTCGACCTGACATTACACATCAG TGTTTGTTGATGCTGATGGACAGTCCATTGAACAGGGCAGGTCTCCTGCAGGTTTACATCCACACAGAGAGGAACGCCTTGATTGAGATCAACCCACAGACACGCATCCCCCGAACCTTCAACCGTTTCTGTGGCCTCATGG TCCAGCTCCTGCACAAGCTGAGTGTGAGGGCGGCTGACGGCCCCCAGCGCCTGCTGAAGCTCATCAAGAACCCTGTGTCAGACCACCTGCCCCCTGGCTGCCCCCGTATTTGTACCTCTTTCTCCTCTGGGGAGGCAGTGGGCGCCCGCACCGTGGTACCAGAGGGGCCTGCCACTGTGGTGGTCGGAGCATTTGCACACGGAGCG GTGAATGTGGACTACACAGAGAAGACCGTTTCCATCAGTAACTACCCTCTCTCTGCTGCCCTCACCTGTGCCAAGATGTGCTCTGCCTTTGAGGAGGTCTGGGGTGTGTTGTGA